One window of Nymphaea colorata isolate Beijing-Zhang1983 chromosome 1, ASM883128v2, whole genome shotgun sequence genomic DNA carries:
- the LOC116263543 gene encoding protein transport protein SEC13 homolog B-like yields MSSQKIESGHKDVVHDVAMDYYGKRLATASSDTTIKIFGLSSSSGSTSSQQLLATLSGHQGPVWQVAWAHPKFGPILASCSYDGRVIIWKEATQQNEWVQAHVFTDHKASVNSISWAPHELGLCLACGSSDGNISIFTARADGGWDTARIDQAHAVGVTSVSWAPATAPGTLVGSSPLDLVHKLASGGCDNTVKIWKLYNGAWKMDCFPALQKHSDWVRDVAWAPNLGLPKSTIASASQDGSVVIWTAGKEGDQWEGKVLKDFKTPVWRVSWSLTGNILAVANGNNEVSLWKEAVDGQWQQVTTVEP; encoded by the coding sequence ATGTCTTCTCAGAAGATTGAATCTGGTCACAAGGATGTTGTGCATGACGTTGCCATGGATTACTATGGCAAGCGATTAGCAACTGCATCTTCAGATACTACCATCAAAATCTTTGGCCTGAGCAGCAGTTCCGGTTCTACCTCCTCTCAGCAGCTCTTGGCAACACTTAGTGGCCACCAGGGCCCCGTTTGGCAAGTTGCCTGGGCACACCCAAAGTTCGGACCTATTCTTGCATCTTGCTCTTATGATGGCCGTGTTATCATCTGGAAGGAAGCAACTCAACAGAATGAATGGGTACAAGCTCATGTTTTTACGGACCATAAGGCCTCTGTTAATTCCATCTCGTGGGCACCCCATGAGCTAGGCCTCTGTTTGGCTTGTGGTTCTTCTGATGGAAATATCTCCATCTTCACTGCTCGTGCAGATGGTGGCTGGGATACTGCCAGGATTGATCAAGCACATGCTGTTGGTGTCACTTCTGTTTCATGGGCTCCTGCCACAGCTCCAGGCACACTGGTTGGCTCCAGTCCTCTGGATCTAGTGCATAAACTAGCATCTGGGGGTTGTGACAATACTGTTAAGATATGGAAGTTGTACAATGGGGCGTGGAAGATGGATTGTTTTCCTGCACTCCAAAAGCACTCGGATTGGGTCAGAGATGTAGCTTGGGCACCTAACCTTGGGCTCCCAAAGTCGACAATTGCTAGTGCTTCTCAAGATGGCTCAGTGGTGATATGGACTGCGGGAAAGGAAGGTGACCAGTGGGAGGGCAAGGTTCTGAAGGATTTCAAAACACCGGTTTGGAGGGTGTCTTGGTCACTGACTGGGAATATATTGGCCGTTGCTAACGGAAATAATGAAGTCTCACTGTGGAAAGAAGCAGTAGATGGTCAATGGCAGCAGGTTACGACAGTGGAGCCATAG
- the LOC116263550 gene encoding NADH dehydrogenase [ubiquinone] 1 beta subcomplex subunit 8, mitochondrial: MAGKLCNMATRIMGGSSLVGRSLSSSSLHFRSGMGLPVGKHIVPDKPLPVNDELIWDNGTPFPEPCIDRIAPTVGKYEALAWMCGGLGFFAGLALLAVWNDKASKIPFTPKVYPFDNLRVELGGEP, translated from the exons ATGGCTGGGAAACTGTGTAATATGGCTACACGGATCATGGGTGGCAGTAGTCTGGTTGGGCGGTCGTTGTCCTCATCTTCTCTGCATTTTCGTTCTGGCATGGGTCTGCCCGTTGGGAAACACATAGTTCCTGATAAGCCT CTTCCGGTGAATGATGAGCTAATTTGGGACAACGGAACCCCATTCCCAGAACCTTGCATAGATCGTATTGCCCCCACAGTTGGAAAG TACGAGGCTTTGGCTTGGATGTGTGGAGGTTTAGGCTTTTTTGCAGGCCTTGCACTGTTAGCTGTCTGGAATGACAAGGCTTCAAAAATACCCTTT ACACCAAAAGTCTATCCATTCGACAATCTACGGGTGGAGCTTGGAGGCGAACCATGA